One Drosophila virilis strain 15010-1051.87 chromosome 5, Dvir_AGI_RSII-ME, whole genome shotgun sequence DNA window includes the following coding sequences:
- the LOC6627202 gene encoding uncharacterized protein isoform X2, whose protein sequence is MKRRMQLIAVWLGLLAAATYAQTQQESSAKWSRQLESVGTGDTDALDWVPLAQPLDDSGKDRSGNGRVLTYSQSFPPSARFGDLGKPTGAQFDFPYQFQRFANGAPQALPLRHQGPPPLKSSAGQEPTSQSFFKFEMPFHNEANQPNAPPTLQTGYQIQHSFGGGGGLPAPSSLFSPPALYGQQQQQQFPDFQALSQKPLAQALSKPLHQQNYIQDNFPIKSHGKPLPTQASLQSVTPQVFPVDPEPESVFGLNKPAAPSSAPSANNQQQEVQLLYVPYDTLYNQQRQPQGASNLGSSSSFEVNKFNVNAGLPAVNPYQINQFYTQDPSVGSDFFSSGTTSRPSSTTSQPQHIFQSFAQPQAQAQSQPQFTTAKPKPKAHQPPLAMFLLRPNARPTQSDVVAALRNARAISVIDAPTKQTPDIFVGPAGMPIPDGYVKFDLPYLSQLAHSRDLQDVSFFVAPLSYRTPNGFNKILLPEPHVGSIVINRAKDSTAIQELVQPQHVRTQRPHTTTSSTRNPFETSTQPQRAAASPAPTRGNKFSYYYVQDGIQEVSSPKQPVKQERHKKKRPQHVPVEQPVYRAPAKTPNPFDTLNQIGGEDFFNTLSSKPSTSTTSSTSTTTSTTSTTSTTAPPQTLFTYGSRPQVEFPSSNGQLYPQFDTAPQLQPVQEQLPRLTTRPPTATTAEEELRMKQYFRQQDAFRQRPQTTNPPFEQVQYTPSTQDYDVPQPATTQKTKQRVTIYTPGAVPVTTSDVGYNVDPQGQPPLNHRPSYNQNEVIDSGNVEYEPNPYHVPSELPALTPDIPGLVNNLQEKDKLAATTTPLSEPEPETRPTRRPLLRTRKPAISKVVTTSSVSYSESENSAKLPTHRIRRPYGSRGTTAAATASTDNGEEVQSTTRRPASSRNPLLRNPNRIRYQPTTEERQTLKTKKKHYKGSKNGKPSEDQDLDYQRDVLKQNYPVFKAPSRRPTSPTAIPSSYDVGNTEGPASETQQVYTVTPSNSIDQGDQGVYVPSLLEPMQIAQHYNEFSKDNYGPGYFPNQEDLNPTEAIVRNEVSPIYTTLATTTPSTTTTTTTTTTTEAPVTTTTRRSPFIRRNYPRVRTTTTTEPSVTTTTPSEERPSIRSRLPPRRVVKVRQRQRRPAHPASSTAAPEEVTQRQNLRKLSRYNQEQSEREAPQTPRRRYKQPFQLEGQESQWSPASETGNSNTNGNSFKPLNPKYGSKNEAHNFENEPEIVTAGPTDQPETYEFNVAANLGGSGAAQRTTPALKAPNLKPEKSFAELLEEVMGKAPEELATETPTSSTIGRLNRRGKWKKSRVSGSSDNGENFETAESQNLGPQLYNSLYAGSEKKEEPDLKTTTPMTPATEAPTTTTPEVATTTAAAITTPEEYEGTTAKTPDATTIATTLAMSEESATRRMDTAADVDDLETQPSIFSEVRQQLHDLFAIDESEDQAVTAALAAVGKRRQAYTSIKRTKPATPAESSTLAATEAPAGVLDTTTVATPANGKEDNFHKDLMEHVVYATSTSTKVTSETEICYRGRCIRSEDLPANHKLH, encoded by the exons ATGAAGCGACGCATGCAACTTATCGCCGTTTGGCTGGGCCTCTTGGCCGCAGCTACCTATGCACAGACGCAGCAGGAGTCCTCTGCTAAGTGGTCGCGACAGCTGGAATCTGTTGGCACCGGGGATACAGACGCGTTGGACTGGGTGCCGCTGGCACAACCACTGGATGACAGCGGCAAGGATCGCTCTGGCAATGGGCGCGTGCTCACCTACTCGCAATCCTTTCCACCCAGCGCGCGTTTTGGCGATCTAGGCAAGCCAACTGGTGCGCAGTTTGACTTTCCGTATCAGTTCCAGCGTTTTGCCAATGGCGCACCACAGGCGCTGCCTTTGCGTCATCAGGGCCCACCGCCGCTAAAGAGCAGCGCCGGGCAGGAGCCCACCTCGCAGTCGTTCTTCAAATTCGAGATGCCCTTCCACAATGAAGCCAATCAGCCTAATGCGCCGCCCACTCTGCAGACGGGCTATCAGATCCAGCATTCCtttggtggcggcggcggtctGCCCGCACCTTCCTCGCTGTTCAGTCCACCTGCGCTctatggccagcagcagcagcagcagttcccAGACTTCCAAGCACTATCACAGAAACCGCTCGCCCAGGCGCTGAGCAAGCCACTGCATCAGCAGAACTATATACAGGATAATTTCCCCATTAAGTCCCATGGCAAGCCCTTGCCCACGCAGGCTTCTCTGCAGAGCGTCACCCCGCAAGTGTTTCCCGTGGATCCCGAGCCGGAATCGGTCTTTGGTTTGAACAAACCAGCTGCTCCTTCGTCTGCACCCTCCGCTAAcaatcagcagcaggaggTGCAGCTGCTCTATGTGCCCTATGACACGCTCTACAATCAGCAGCGCCAGCCTCAGGGCGCCTCAAACCTCGGTTCGAGCAGCAGCTTTGAGGTGAACAAGTTTAATGTAAATGCTGGACTGCCCGCCGTCAATCCCTATCAGATCAATCAGTTCTACACACAAGATCCGAGTGTGGGAAGCGATTTCTTTAGTTCCGGCACCACTTCACGACCCAGCAGCACCACCTCACAGCCGCAACACATCTTCCAGAGCTTTGCACAGCCACAAGCACAGGCGCAGTCTCAGCCTCAATTCACCACGGCTAAGCCCAAGCCGAAGGCACATCAGCCCCCACTGGCCATGTTCCTATTGCGCCCCAACGCACGGCCAACACAGTCGGATGTGGTAGCCGCCCTGCGCAATGCCCGCGCCATTTCAGTCATCGATGCGCCCACTAAACAGACGCCGGATATTTTTGTTGGACCTGCCGGTATGCCCATACCGGACGGCTATGTCAAGTTCGATCTGCCCTATCTGTCGCAGCTGGCGCACTCCCGCGACCTGCAGGACGTCTCGTTCTTCGTCGCTCCGCTCAGCTACCGCACTCCCAATGGCTTCAATAAAATTCTGCTGCCCGAGCCACATGTGGGCTCAATTGTGATCAATCGTGCCAAGGACAGCACCGCCATACAGGAGCTCGTTCAGCCGCAGCACGTACGTACGCAGCGTCCGCAtaccaccaccagcagcacgCGCAATCCCTTCGAGACTTCCACCCAGCCGCAGAGAGCCGCCGCTAGTCCGGCACCCACGCGCGGCAACAAGTTTAGCTACTACTATGTGCAGGATGGCATACAGGAGGTCAGCTCGCCCAAGCAGCCCGTCAAGCAGGAGCGGCACAAGAAGAAGCGTCCACAGCATGTGCCCGTGGAGCAGCCCGTTTACCGTGCGCCTGCCAAAACGCCAAATCCCTTCGACACACTGAATCAAATCGGAGGCGAGGACTTCTTCAACACGCTCAGCAGCAAGCCGAGCACCTCAACTACCAGCTCCACTTCCACGACCACGTCAACCACATCGACTACTTCAACTACAGCCCCGCCTCAGACGTTGTTCACCTATGGCTCTAGGCCGCAAGTCGAGTTCCCCAGCTCGAATGGTCAACTGTATCCTCAATTCGACACAGCACCACAGCTACAGCCGGTACAGGAGCAGCTTCCACGCCTCACGACACGTCCGCCCACCGCAACCACAGCGGAGGAGGAGCTGCGCATGAAGCAGTACTTCCGCCAACAGGATGCCTTCCGTCAACGCCCACAAACCACCAATCCACCCTTCGAGCAGGTGCAGTACACGCCCTCTACCCAGGACTACGACGTACCACAACCCGCAACGACGCAAAAGACCAAACAACGGGTGACCATCTACACGCCAGGTGCAGTGCCTGTGACCACCTCCGATGTGGGCTACAATGTGGATCCACAGGGCCAGCCGCCGCTCAACCATCGTCCCAGCTACAATCAGAACGAGGTCATCGACAGCGGCAATGTGGAGTACGAGCCGAATCCCTACCACGTGCCATCCGAGCTGCCAGCGCTGACGCCGGATATCCCTGGCCTGGTCAACAATCTGCAGGAGAAGGACAAGTTGGCCGCCACCACAACACCGCTTAgcgagccggagccggagacGCGTCCAACACGTCGTCCACTGTTGCGCACGCGCAAGCCTGCCATCTCCAAGGTAGTGACCACCTCCTCGGTGTCCTATTCTGAGTCCGAGAACAGTGCCAAGCTGCCCACGCACCGCATCAgacgtccctatggcagccgAGGTACCACAGCAGCCGCCACAGCCAGCACAGACAATGGCGAAGAGGTGCAGAGCACAACACGTCGTCCGGCCAGTTCGCGCAATCCTCTGCTGCGCAATCCCAACCGCATACGCTACCAACCCACCACAGAAGAGCGTCAGACGCTGAAGACCAAGAAGAAGCACTACAAGGGCTCCAAGAATGGCAAGCCAAGTGAGGATCAGGATTTGGACTATCAGCGCGATGTGCTTAAGCAAAACTATCCAGTGTTCAAGGCGCCTTCTCGCCGTCCCACAAGTCCCACGGCCATACCTAGCTCCTATGATGTGGGCAACACCGAGGGACCCGCGTCCGAGACGCAACAGGTGTACACGGTCACGCCCAGCAATAGCATCGATCAAGGAGATCAGGGCGTCTATGTGCCCAGCCTGCTGGAGCCCATGCAGATAGCCCAGCACTACAACGAGTTCTCCAAAGATAACTATGGACCCGGCTATTTTCCGAACCAGGAGGATCTGAATCCCACGGAAGCCATCGTGCGCAACGAAGTGAGCCCCATCTATACCACACTGGCCACGACCACACCCTCCACCACTaccacaaccaccaccaccaccaccactgAGGCGCCTGTGACAACAACCACGCGCCGCTCACCCTTCATACGCCGCAATTATCCAAGGGTACGAACCACCACAACAACTGAGCCGTCTGTGACCACCACGACGCCCTCAGAGGAGCGCCCATCT ATTCGCTCTCGCCTGCCGCCACGTCGCGTGGTCAAGGTGCGTCAACGCCAGCGCCGTCCAGCTCATCCGGCCTCCTCTACCGCTGCCCCGGAGGAGGTTACCCAGAGGCAGAATCTGCGCAAGCTGAGCCGTTACAATCAGGAACAGTCTGAGAGGGAG GCTCCACAGACGCCACGTCGTCGTTACAAGCAGCCCTTCCAGCTTGAGGGCCAGGAATCCCAGTGGTCGCCAGCCTCGGAAACGGGTAATAGCAATACCAACGGCAACAGCTTCAAGCCTCTCAATCCCAAATATGGCTCCAAGAACGAAGCACACAATTTCGAGAATGAGCCGGAGATTGTGACGGCGGGACCCACAGATCAACCGGAAACCTACGAGTTCAACGTAGCTGCCAATCTTGGTGGATCGGGAGCTGCACAGCGTACGACGCCCGCGCTGAAGGCGCCGAACCTAAA ACCCGAGAAATCCTTTGCGGAACTGCTGGAGGAGGTCATGGGCAAGGCACCCGAGGAGCTGGCCACCGAGACACCAACGAGCAGCACCATTGGACGCCTCAATAGGCGTGGCAAGTGGAAAAAGTCGCGCGTCTCAGGCAGTTCAGATAATGGGGAGAATTTCGAAACAGCCGAATCCCAGAACCTGGGTCCACAGCTCTACAATTCGTTGTATGCCGGCAGTGAGAAGAAAGAGGAGCCGGACCTGAAGACTACCACACCAATGACACCAGCTACCGAGGCTCCAACAACCACCACCCCTGAGGTGGCAACGACCACAGCGGCAGCCATCACAACGCCAGAGGAGTACGAGGGGACCACCGCCAAGACGCCcgatgcaacaacaatagccacAACGCTGGCCATGAGCGAGGAGAGCGCCACGCGCCGCATGGACACAGCTGCGGATGTGGATGACCTGGAGACGCAGCCGAGCATCTTCTCCGAggtgcggcagcagctgcacgaTCTGTTTGCCATCGATGAGAGCGAGGATCAAGCAGTGACCGCTGCGCTGGCAGCCGTTGGCAAACGTCGCCAGGCATACACGAGCATCAAGCGCACCAAGCCAGCCACGCCCGCCGAGAGCAGCACGCTAGCCGCCACAGAGGCGCCGGCCGGAGTGCTGGACACCACAACGGTGGCAACGCCTGCCAACGGCAAGGAGGATAACTTTCACAAGGACCTGATGGAGCACGTGGTCTATGCGACTTCCACCTCAACCAAAGTTACCTCCGAGACAGAGATCTGCTATCGCGGCCGTTGCATACGCTCCGAGGATCTGCCCGCCAATCACAAGCTGCACTGA
- the LOC6627202 gene encoding uncharacterized protein isoform X1, with amino-acid sequence MKRRMQLIAVWLGLLAAATYAQTQQESSAKWSRQLESVGTGDTDALDWVPLAQPLDDSGKDRSGNGRVLTYSQSFPPSARFGDLGKPTGAQFDFPYQFQRFANGAPQALPLRHQGPPPLKSSAGQEPTSQSFFKFEMPFHNEANQPNAPPTLQTGYQIQHSFGGGGGLPAPSSLFSPPALYGQQQQQQFPDFQALSQKPLAQALSKPLHQQNYIQDNFPIKSHGKPLPTQASLQSVTPQVFPVDPEPESVFGLNKPAAPSSAPSANNQQQEVQLLYVPYDTLYNQQRQPQGASNLGSSSSFEVNKFNVNAGLPAVNPYQINQFYTQDPSVGSDFFSSGTTSRPSSTTSQPQHIFQSFAQPQAQAQSQPQFTTAKPKPKAHQPPLAMFLLRPNARPTQSDVVAALRNARAISVIDAPTKQTPDIFVGPAGMPIPDGYVKFDLPYLSQLAHSRDLQDVSFFVAPLSYRTPNGFNKILLPEPHVGSIVINRAKDSTAIQELVQPQHVRTQRPHTTTSSTRNPFETSTQPQRAAASPAPTRGNKFSYYYVQDGIQEVSSPKQPVKQERHKKKRPQHVPVEQPVYRAPAKTPNPFDTLNQIGGEDFFNTLSSKPSTSTTSSTSTTTSTTSTTSTTAPPQTLFTYGSRPQVEFPSSNGQLYPQFDTAPQLQPVQEQLPRLTTRPPTATTAEEELRMKQYFRQQDAFRQRPQTTNPPFEQVQYTPSTQDYDVPQPATTQKTKQRVTIYTPGAVPVTTSDVGYNVDPQGQPPLNHRPSYNQNEVIDSGNVEYEPNPYHVPSELPALTPDIPGLVNNLQEKDKLAATTTPLSEPEPETRPTRRPLLRTRKPAISKVVTTSSVSYSESENSAKLPTHRIRRPYGSRGTTAAATASTDNGEEVQSTTRRPASSRNPLLRNPNRIRYQPTTEERQTLKTKKKHYKGSKNGKPSEDQDLDYQRDVLKQNYPVFKAPSRRPTSPTAIPSSYDVGNTEGPASETQQVYTVTPSNSIDQGDQGVYVPSLLEPMQIAQHYNEFSKDNYGPGYFPNQEDLNPTEAIVRNEVSPIYTTLATTTPSTTTTTTTTTTTEAPVTTTTRRSPFIRRNYPRVRTTTTTEPSVTTTTPSEERPSIRSRLPPRRVVKVRQRQRRPAHPASSTAAPEEVTQRQNLRKLSRYNQEQSEREVSIQLLLGMHGKLLTVAPQQAPQTPRRRYKQPFQLEGQESQWSPASETGNSNTNGNSFKPLNPKYGSKNEAHNFENEPEIVTAGPTDQPETYEFNVAANLGGSGAAQRTTPALKAPNLKPEKSFAELLEEVMGKAPEELATETPTSSTIGRLNRRGKWKKSRVSGSSDNGENFETAESQNLGPQLYNSLYAGSEKKEEPDLKTTTPMTPATEAPTTTTPEVATTTAAAITTPEEYEGTTAKTPDATTIATTLAMSEESATRRMDTAADVDDLETQPSIFSEVRQQLHDLFAIDESEDQAVTAALAAVGKRRQAYTSIKRTKPATPAESSTLAATEAPAGVLDTTTVATPANGKEDNFHKDLMEHVVYATSTSTKVTSETEICYRGRCIRSEDLPANHKLH; translated from the exons ATGAAGCGACGCATGCAACTTATCGCCGTTTGGCTGGGCCTCTTGGCCGCAGCTACCTATGCACAGACGCAGCAGGAGTCCTCTGCTAAGTGGTCGCGACAGCTGGAATCTGTTGGCACCGGGGATACAGACGCGTTGGACTGGGTGCCGCTGGCACAACCACTGGATGACAGCGGCAAGGATCGCTCTGGCAATGGGCGCGTGCTCACCTACTCGCAATCCTTTCCACCCAGCGCGCGTTTTGGCGATCTAGGCAAGCCAACTGGTGCGCAGTTTGACTTTCCGTATCAGTTCCAGCGTTTTGCCAATGGCGCACCACAGGCGCTGCCTTTGCGTCATCAGGGCCCACCGCCGCTAAAGAGCAGCGCCGGGCAGGAGCCCACCTCGCAGTCGTTCTTCAAATTCGAGATGCCCTTCCACAATGAAGCCAATCAGCCTAATGCGCCGCCCACTCTGCAGACGGGCTATCAGATCCAGCATTCCtttggtggcggcggcggtctGCCCGCACCTTCCTCGCTGTTCAGTCCACCTGCGCTctatggccagcagcagcagcagcagttcccAGACTTCCAAGCACTATCACAGAAACCGCTCGCCCAGGCGCTGAGCAAGCCACTGCATCAGCAGAACTATATACAGGATAATTTCCCCATTAAGTCCCATGGCAAGCCCTTGCCCACGCAGGCTTCTCTGCAGAGCGTCACCCCGCAAGTGTTTCCCGTGGATCCCGAGCCGGAATCGGTCTTTGGTTTGAACAAACCAGCTGCTCCTTCGTCTGCACCCTCCGCTAAcaatcagcagcaggaggTGCAGCTGCTCTATGTGCCCTATGACACGCTCTACAATCAGCAGCGCCAGCCTCAGGGCGCCTCAAACCTCGGTTCGAGCAGCAGCTTTGAGGTGAACAAGTTTAATGTAAATGCTGGACTGCCCGCCGTCAATCCCTATCAGATCAATCAGTTCTACACACAAGATCCGAGTGTGGGAAGCGATTTCTTTAGTTCCGGCACCACTTCACGACCCAGCAGCACCACCTCACAGCCGCAACACATCTTCCAGAGCTTTGCACAGCCACAAGCACAGGCGCAGTCTCAGCCTCAATTCACCACGGCTAAGCCCAAGCCGAAGGCACATCAGCCCCCACTGGCCATGTTCCTATTGCGCCCCAACGCACGGCCAACACAGTCGGATGTGGTAGCCGCCCTGCGCAATGCCCGCGCCATTTCAGTCATCGATGCGCCCACTAAACAGACGCCGGATATTTTTGTTGGACCTGCCGGTATGCCCATACCGGACGGCTATGTCAAGTTCGATCTGCCCTATCTGTCGCAGCTGGCGCACTCCCGCGACCTGCAGGACGTCTCGTTCTTCGTCGCTCCGCTCAGCTACCGCACTCCCAATGGCTTCAATAAAATTCTGCTGCCCGAGCCACATGTGGGCTCAATTGTGATCAATCGTGCCAAGGACAGCACCGCCATACAGGAGCTCGTTCAGCCGCAGCACGTACGTACGCAGCGTCCGCAtaccaccaccagcagcacgCGCAATCCCTTCGAGACTTCCACCCAGCCGCAGAGAGCCGCCGCTAGTCCGGCACCCACGCGCGGCAACAAGTTTAGCTACTACTATGTGCAGGATGGCATACAGGAGGTCAGCTCGCCCAAGCAGCCCGTCAAGCAGGAGCGGCACAAGAAGAAGCGTCCACAGCATGTGCCCGTGGAGCAGCCCGTTTACCGTGCGCCTGCCAAAACGCCAAATCCCTTCGACACACTGAATCAAATCGGAGGCGAGGACTTCTTCAACACGCTCAGCAGCAAGCCGAGCACCTCAACTACCAGCTCCACTTCCACGACCACGTCAACCACATCGACTACTTCAACTACAGCCCCGCCTCAGACGTTGTTCACCTATGGCTCTAGGCCGCAAGTCGAGTTCCCCAGCTCGAATGGTCAACTGTATCCTCAATTCGACACAGCACCACAGCTACAGCCGGTACAGGAGCAGCTTCCACGCCTCACGACACGTCCGCCCACCGCAACCACAGCGGAGGAGGAGCTGCGCATGAAGCAGTACTTCCGCCAACAGGATGCCTTCCGTCAACGCCCACAAACCACCAATCCACCCTTCGAGCAGGTGCAGTACACGCCCTCTACCCAGGACTACGACGTACCACAACCCGCAACGACGCAAAAGACCAAACAACGGGTGACCATCTACACGCCAGGTGCAGTGCCTGTGACCACCTCCGATGTGGGCTACAATGTGGATCCACAGGGCCAGCCGCCGCTCAACCATCGTCCCAGCTACAATCAGAACGAGGTCATCGACAGCGGCAATGTGGAGTACGAGCCGAATCCCTACCACGTGCCATCCGAGCTGCCAGCGCTGACGCCGGATATCCCTGGCCTGGTCAACAATCTGCAGGAGAAGGACAAGTTGGCCGCCACCACAACACCGCTTAgcgagccggagccggagacGCGTCCAACACGTCGTCCACTGTTGCGCACGCGCAAGCCTGCCATCTCCAAGGTAGTGACCACCTCCTCGGTGTCCTATTCTGAGTCCGAGAACAGTGCCAAGCTGCCCACGCACCGCATCAgacgtccctatggcagccgAGGTACCACAGCAGCCGCCACAGCCAGCACAGACAATGGCGAAGAGGTGCAGAGCACAACACGTCGTCCGGCCAGTTCGCGCAATCCTCTGCTGCGCAATCCCAACCGCATACGCTACCAACCCACCACAGAAGAGCGTCAGACGCTGAAGACCAAGAAGAAGCACTACAAGGGCTCCAAGAATGGCAAGCCAAGTGAGGATCAGGATTTGGACTATCAGCGCGATGTGCTTAAGCAAAACTATCCAGTGTTCAAGGCGCCTTCTCGCCGTCCCACAAGTCCCACGGCCATACCTAGCTCCTATGATGTGGGCAACACCGAGGGACCCGCGTCCGAGACGCAACAGGTGTACACGGTCACGCCCAGCAATAGCATCGATCAAGGAGATCAGGGCGTCTATGTGCCCAGCCTGCTGGAGCCCATGCAGATAGCCCAGCACTACAACGAGTTCTCCAAAGATAACTATGGACCCGGCTATTTTCCGAACCAGGAGGATCTGAATCCCACGGAAGCCATCGTGCGCAACGAAGTGAGCCCCATCTATACCACACTGGCCACGACCACACCCTCCACCACTaccacaaccaccaccaccaccaccactgAGGCGCCTGTGACAACAACCACGCGCCGCTCACCCTTCATACGCCGCAATTATCCAAGGGTACGAACCACCACAACAACTGAGCCGTCTGTGACCACCACGACGCCCTCAGAGGAGCGCCCATCT ATTCGCTCTCGCCTGCCGCCACGTCGCGTGGTCAAGGTGCGTCAACGCCAGCGCCGTCCAGCTCATCCGGCCTCCTCTACCGCTGCCCCGGAGGAGGTTACCCAGAGGCAGAATCTGCGCAAGCTGAGCCGTTACAATCAGGAACAGTCTGAGAGGGAGGTGAGTATCCAGTTGCTCCTAGGAATGCATGGGAAACTATTAACCGTCGCACCACAACAGGCTCCACAGACGCCACGTCGTCGTTACAAGCAGCCCTTCCAGCTTGAGGGCCAGGAATCCCAGTGGTCGCCAGCCTCGGAAACGGGTAATAGCAATACCAACGGCAACAGCTTCAAGCCTCTCAATCCCAAATATGGCTCCAAGAACGAAGCACACAATTTCGAGAATGAGCCGGAGATTGTGACGGCGGGACCCACAGATCAACCGGAAACCTACGAGTTCAACGTAGCTGCCAATCTTGGTGGATCGGGAGCTGCACAGCGTACGACGCCCGCGCTGAAGGCGCCGAACCTAAA ACCCGAGAAATCCTTTGCGGAACTGCTGGAGGAGGTCATGGGCAAGGCACCCGAGGAGCTGGCCACCGAGACACCAACGAGCAGCACCATTGGACGCCTCAATAGGCGTGGCAAGTGGAAAAAGTCGCGCGTCTCAGGCAGTTCAGATAATGGGGAGAATTTCGAAACAGCCGAATCCCAGAACCTGGGTCCACAGCTCTACAATTCGTTGTATGCCGGCAGTGAGAAGAAAGAGGAGCCGGACCTGAAGACTACCACACCAATGACACCAGCTACCGAGGCTCCAACAACCACCACCCCTGAGGTGGCAACGACCACAGCGGCAGCCATCACAACGCCAGAGGAGTACGAGGGGACCACCGCCAAGACGCCcgatgcaacaacaatagccacAACGCTGGCCATGAGCGAGGAGAGCGCCACGCGCCGCATGGACACAGCTGCGGATGTGGATGACCTGGAGACGCAGCCGAGCATCTTCTCCGAggtgcggcagcagctgcacgaTCTGTTTGCCATCGATGAGAGCGAGGATCAAGCAGTGACCGCTGCGCTGGCAGCCGTTGGCAAACGTCGCCAGGCATACACGAGCATCAAGCGCACCAAGCCAGCCACGCCCGCCGAGAGCAGCACGCTAGCCGCCACAGAGGCGCCGGCCGGAGTGCTGGACACCACAACGGTGGCAACGCCTGCCAACGGCAAGGAGGATAACTTTCACAAGGACCTGATGGAGCACGTGGTCTATGCGACTTCCACCTCAACCAAAGTTACCTCCGAGACAGAGATCTGCTATCGCGGCCGTTGCATACGCTCCGAGGATCTGCCCGCCAATCACAAGCTGCACTGA